GCGGGGCGCGGGCGGCGCAGGTGGCGGTGCGGGCCCCTGGTCCACACTGCGCAGCGAACTCAAGGGCGTGAGCGATGTGGAGCGCATCACCGCCCGCATTGCGCTGCGCCAGGTGCGCCCGCGCGAGCTGGTCGCGCTGGGCAAGACGCTACAAAAAGCAGAGCTGCTTGCGCTCAATGGACGAGCACCAGAGCCCTTTTTGATGCAAATCTTCAGCCACCTGCAGCCGCCCGAGGGTTGCATGGCATTGCTGCAGGCCGCGATTGCCGAAGAGCCAGCTGCCCTGGTGCGCGACGGCGGCGTGATCGCCAACGGCTTCGACACCGAGCTGGACGAGCTGCGCGCCATCCAGACCAATTGCGACGCCTTCTTGCTCGACCTGGAAGTCCGCGAGAAAGCCCGCACCGGTATCCCCAACCTGCGCGTGCAGTTCAACAAGGTGCATGGCTTCTACATCGAGGTCACCAGCAGCCATGTCGAGAAGGTGCCCGATGACTACCGCCGCCGCCAGACGCTGAAAAACGCCGAGCGCTTCATCACGCCCGAACTCAAGGCGTTTGAAGACAAGGCCCTATCGGCCAGCGAGCGTGCACTGGCGCGCGAGAAGTGGCTGTACGAGCAGATCCTGGACCAGCTGCAGCCCCACATTCCGCAGCTGACCCGTCTGGCGCAGGCGCTGGCCACGCTCGATGTGCTGTGCACGCTGGCCGAGCGATCCCTCACCCTGAACTGGTGCGCGCCCCAGTTCGTGCCCGAGCCCTGCATCGAGATCGAGGGCGGCCGTCACCCCGTGGTCGAAGCCCGCCTGGCCGAGACATCCAGCGGCAGCTTCATCGCCAACCACACGCGGCTCAACGCCAACACGCGCATGCAGGTCATCACCGGCCCCAACATGGGCGGTAAATCGACCTACATGCGGCAGGTGGCGCTGATCGTGCTGCTGGCCAGCATGGGCAGCCATGTGCCTGCCGCGAGCTGCCGCCTGGGCCCCATTGACGCCATCCACACCCGCATCGGCGCGGCCGACGACCTGGCCAACGCGCAGTCCACCTTCATGCTGGAGATGACCGAGGCCGCGCAGATCCTGCACGCCGCCACGCCCCACAGCCTGGTGCTGATGGACGAGATCGGCCGGGGCACCAGCACGTTCGACGGCTTGGCGCTGGCCAGTGGCATCGCCACGCACCTGCATGACAAGACCCGCGCCTTCACGCTGTTTGCCACGCACTACTTCGAACTGACCGAGCTGCCTGCCAAGGCGCGCCATGCGATCAACATGCATGTGAGTGCCACCGAGAGCGGCGCGGACATCGTGTTCCTGCACGAGATTCAGCCCGGCCCAGCCAGCCGCAGCTACGGGATTCAGGTGGCCAAGCTGGCGGGCATGCCCTCGCCCGTGCTGCACCACGCTCGCCATGCGCTGGCGGCGCTCGAAGAACGCGCGGGCGAGGATGAGTTGCAGGTGGACCTGTTCGCCGCCCCCGAGGTGCCCGAGAGCGTGGTCGCCAGCCCGGTGGAAGCCGCGCTGGCCGGCATCAACCCCGACGCGATGAGCCCCCGCGAAGCGCTGGACGCGCTGTACCAGCTCAAGAAGATGCTGGGCTGACACGGCGCACAGCCTGCCCAGCAGAACGCTGTCAAAGGGGCCTCTGGCAGCGCATAGGGAGGCTTTTTTAAGCCTGATTCGCCTCAAGCGCTAGTGCTATATGCCTCAATTGCTATCATTTTTGCATCAACTGCAGCCTTGGTCATTCGGGGGCACCCGATAGGGGTGCAAGGCCTCGGTGGCTTGGGCGACTAAACTCGCGGGTTCTCTCCCTCCAACGAACCCCATTGCTCCATGACGTACTGCGTCGCCATCAAACTCAACGCCGGGCTGGTTTTCCTGTCCGATTCCCGCACCAATGCCGGCCTGGACCAGATCAGCTCGTTCCGCAAGATGATGGTCTATGAGAAGACGGGCGACCGCTTCATGGTGCTGCTGTCAGCGGGCAACCTGTCCATCTCGCAGTCGGTGCGCGAGATCCTGCAGACCGAGCAGATCAAGGACAGCGAGTCGGGCGAGGCCATCACGATCTGGAACGCCAAGAGCATGTTTGACGCCGCCCGTGTGCTGGGCGCTGCCGTGCGCCACGTGCACGAGCGCGACGGTGCCGCCCTCAAGCGCTCGGGTGTGGACTTCAACGTGTCCCTGGTGTTTGGCGGCCAGATCAAGGGCGAGGGCATGCGCCTGTTCCAGGTCTACTCGGCGGGTAACTTCATCGAGGCAACGTCAGAGACGCCGTACTTCCAGGTGGGCGAATCCAAATACGGCAAGCCCGTGCTCGACCGCGTGCTCACGCCCGAGACTCCGCTGGACGAGGCCGCCAAGTGCGCGCTGGTGTCGATGGACAGCACGCTCAAGTCCAACCTGTCGGTGGGCCTGCCGCTGGATCTGGTGGTGTACGAGGCCGACCGCTTTGCCACCGACAAGGTGATCTGCATCGACGAGAACAACCCCTACTTCCGCATGCTGCACGACAGTTGGGGCCAGAAGCTGCGCCAGGTGTTCGACAGCATCGAAGACCCGGCCTGGAGCGGCGGCGCGACCGAAGTGCCGATCATGGTCACCCCATCGCGCAGCAAGCCGCTCAAGAAGATCACCAACCACACCGACCGGCTGATCTGACGCCCTGCCGCAGGCCTGCGCGCCCGCTGCATCCCGGCCGCGCACGCCTTTGCCGGTCGGCCCTGCAGCCCTGCCACCACCTCCATGCTGCCCATCGTTTTCTCGCACGCCAACAGTTTTCCGGCCAGCACCTACCGCGTGCTCTTCCAGCACCTCAAGACCCGGGGGTTTGAAGTCAGCGCGGTCGAGCGCTATGGCCACGACCCCCAATACCCGGTAACCAGCAACTGGCCCCACCTGGTGCAGCAACTGGCCGACTTTGCCGGTCCCGAGGTGCAGCGCCTCGGCCAGCGGGTGTTCCTGGTGGGCCATTCGCTGGGCGGATTCCTCAGCGTGATGGCGGCAGCGCGCCACCCCGAGCTGGTGCGCGGCGTGCTGCTGATCGACTCACCGCTCATTGGCGGCTGGAAGGCCAACGTGGTGGGCGTGGCCAAGCGGACCCAGGTGGTGGGCTCGATATCGCCAGGCCGCGTCAGCCGCCAGCGCCGCTTCAGCTGGGCCAGCAATGAAGAAGCGCTGGAGCACTTCCGAAAGAAAAAGGCGTTTGCCCGCTGGCACCCCGAGGTGTTGCACGATTACATCACCCATGGCCTGCAGGACCAGGACGGCAAACGCGTGCTGGGCTTCGACCGCGCGGTGGAAACGGCTATCTACAACACGCTGCCCCACAACCTGGGCCGGCTGCTGAGCAAGCACCCGCTGCAGTGCCCGGCCGCCTTCATCGGCGGGCGCGACTCGGACGAGATGAAGCAGGTCGGGATGGCCATGACACTGCGTGTGACCGAGGGCCGCACCATGATGCTGGACGGCAGCCACCTGTTCCCCATGGAGCAGCCCGTGGCCACGGCGGCCGCCATCGAGGCGGCCCTGCTCAACCTGGCCGCGCTCACCCCCCTGCAGCGCTGAGCCGCTGCCGAGGACCTGTTCAAAGAGACCCCGGCCAGGGTCGCCGGGTGCTGCCTACCACCAAATTCAGACGCTGGGGGGCGAATAAGCAGCCGCCAGAGCCCCTGGATCAGGGGAAACAGGGGACACACACCACGCACCAATCCCCTACACTGGTGAAATTGTTACAGCGTGATACACCCGACATGTCTGCACCGCCCTCGACGGCCGGGCGCTTACCCGCGCTCAGCTTTGCGCTTCTTGCCGCTTTTGTCATCGCTACCGCGATTCGCACCCACAACGACACCACCATCGCCATCGTCATCGCCTCGGTGCTGATGTTTGCCTGCTGCTGGGCCAGCGCCGCGCACCTGCTGGGCACCCGCGCAGCGCTGCAGTTTGTGTTGATTGCGGTCTGCCTAGGGTGGTTTGCGGAACAGATGGGCTCCAGCAGGGGCTGGTTTTTCGGGCACTACACCTACACCGACGTGCTGGGCCCCCGCTTGCTGGATGTGCCACTGGTGATCCCCATGATGTGGTTTGCGCTGACGTATGCGGGCTATGTGATCAGCAACCTCATCGTCTGGCAATCGGCGGTGGACGGCGCACCCGGGCTAGGCAATGCCGCCATGCTGTCATTTCTGGCGGCCATGATCGTGACTGCGTTCGACCTGGGCGCAGACCCCTACTTTGTGTACACCCTGAAGGCGTGGATCATGGCCAAGACCGATGGCGCCTGGTTTGGAGAAACCGTGCAGGGCTTTTTT
Above is a window of Acidovorax sp. KKS102 DNA encoding:
- the mutS gene encoding DNA mismatch repair protein MutS, yielding MSDTLEHHTPMMQQYLALKAGYPETLLFYRMGDFYEVFWQDAEKAARLLDITLTQRGQSGGQPVVMAGVPFHALENYLARLIKMGESVAIAEQVGEVGASKGPVERKVVRVVTPGTLTDTELLSDKSESLLMAVHQAPRARCGLAWLSVTQGRVFLAECALDELGAWLARVAPSELIYSAGVTERFEQQLQVLRQGGAFTCPMSLRPDWQFDSALGERKLLENLGAASLQAWGAQDLGEAHAAAAGLLTYAEHTQGRTLTHVHSVQVQRNDDLIDLPATTRRNLELVKTLRGDDAPTLFSLLDTCMTGMGSRLLKTWLLEPRRDRAEARQRLSATTALRGAGGAGGGAGPWSTLRSELKGVSDVERITARIALRQVRPRELVALGKTLQKAELLALNGRAPEPFLMQIFSHLQPPEGCMALLQAAIAEEPAALVRDGGVIANGFDTELDELRAIQTNCDAFLLDLEVREKARTGIPNLRVQFNKVHGFYIEVTSSHVEKVPDDYRRRQTLKNAERFITPELKAFEDKALSASERALAREKWLYEQILDQLQPHIPQLTRLAQALATLDVLCTLAERSLTLNWCAPQFVPEPCIEIEGGRHPVVEARLAETSSGSFIANHTRLNANTRMQVITGPNMGGKSTYMRQVALIVLLASMGSHVPAASCRLGPIDAIHTRIGAADDLANAQSTFMLEMTEAAQILHAATPHSLVLMDEIGRGTSTFDGLALASGIATHLHDKTRAFTLFATHYFELTELPAKARHAINMHVSATESGADIVFLHEIQPGPASRSYGIQVAKLAGMPSPVLHHARHALAALEERAGEDELQVDLFAAPEVPESVVASPVEAALAGINPDAMSPREALDALYQLKKMLG
- a CDS encoding proteasome-type protease yields the protein MTYCVAIKLNAGLVFLSDSRTNAGLDQISSFRKMMVYEKTGDRFMVLLSAGNLSISQSVREILQTEQIKDSESGEAITIWNAKSMFDAARVLGAAVRHVHERDGAALKRSGVDFNVSLVFGGQIKGEGMRLFQVYSAGNFIEATSETPYFQVGESKYGKPVLDRVLTPETPLDEAAKCALVSMDSTLKSNLSVGLPLDLVVYEADRFATDKVICIDENNPYFRMLHDSWGQKLRQVFDSIEDPAWSGGATEVPIMVTPSRSKPLKKITNHTDRLI
- a CDS encoding alpha/beta fold hydrolase, with translation MLPIVFSHANSFPASTYRVLFQHLKTRGFEVSAVERYGHDPQYPVTSNWPHLVQQLADFAGPEVQRLGQRVFLVGHSLGGFLSVMAAARHPELVRGVLLIDSPLIGGWKANVVGVAKRTQVVGSISPGRVSRQRRFSWASNEEALEHFRKKKAFARWHPEVLHDYITHGLQDQDGKRVLGFDRAVETAIYNTLPHNLGRLLSKHPLQCPAAFIGGRDSDEMKQVGMAMTLRVTEGRTMMLDGSHLFPMEQPVATAAAIEAALLNLAALTPLQR
- a CDS encoding carotenoid biosynthesis protein, which encodes MSAPPSTAGRLPALSFALLAAFVIATAIRTHNDTTIAIVIASVLMFACCWASAAHLLGTRAALQFVLIAVCLGWFAEQMGSSRGWFFGHYTYTDVLGPRLLDVPLVIPMMWFALTYAGYVISNLIVWQSAVDGAPGLGNAAMLSFLAAMIVTAFDLGADPYFVYTLKAWIMAKTDGAWFGETVQGFFGWVFVAFVIVFGFRMSVRQRPPQPASPFLRRHAMVPLSIYAAGMVLQMILGNPVEIRTIAAFAMGIPLLCALAGFQRWRAPGKVAP